One Salvelinus alpinus chromosome 9, SLU_Salpinus.1, whole genome shotgun sequence genomic window, TGTTGCCATTCAGAGGCAAGTTCTCTGCGGGATTCCCCACTAGCCTGGGTTTCTTCTGCTGCATGTTGGGGCACTCGCTCTCCTTCAGCATGGACTTCATGCGGTCGTGGTTCCTGTAGACTGCAAATAGGGAGAAGACCACCAGGGAGAAGCCCAGCAGGGCACACACAACGATGAGCTCGTTCCAGTAGGTCTTGGTGTTGATCTGTGGGGAGCGGGTCTCTCCAGGTAGGATGATTGGCTCCTCCTGTGGGACCAGAGGGGTGCGTGAGCGGCCAATGAGGGTGGTGCTCTCCTGCCTGGCCTCTCCCCTAACACAGTAGTTGGCCAGGAGTTGCCTGAAGCCCTCCTCTACTGACCAGCACTCATAGGtctcctgtctgtcagcctgGGCCACCACCACTAGACCTCCCTCAGGACTGGGGTACAGGAAGTGACCTGCACCCTCACTGTACTCCCACTTCCTCTCAGCCAGGTTGGAGCGCAGCTTACAGGGCAGCACTTTGAACATGTTGGCTGGTATCATTATCACCTGGCATGAAGACATCCCTGCGGACAACAAGAGAAAGGGCTTTATTATTTTTCATTTGTGAAAGCTAGTCCATCTCAGGTAGATTAAACAAACTGCATTATTATACCAGTATGGTAGCTGAGTAGGACTGCGATGAGAATTAACACACTAAATAAGCTTGGAGTTGATAATCATGGTAGGGGACATTGGAAGAAAATGTTCTTCGGAATGTAAATGCGGCGTATGCAGCAGTTCCAGAGTAGAGCACAGTGGTACAGTTTAGAGCTGAGATGATTTAATCCAGCAGGAACGGTACAGTACTTACGTGTGGGTGGGGGTTTAGCAAAGCGAGGGCTGGGCTGTGTCTTGTTGCAGATAACGGATGTGTCTGCCTCGTCCACGTCCTGCTGCCAGTGGCTGAGAACACAGACAAATGGGGTAAATCAGACAAATGGGTGTCTCAGTACCTCTGACAATCTACACATAACAGGTCTTTACAGACTACAGCATGTACTGTAAGCAGACAGCATTGAGCATTATCCTATATTGTCACTTTTTCTTTGGTGTGCTCTAATGTCCCGAAAAGTTATCAGTCATTATGAGGGCTTAGCATCTAACTAGTTTATACCATTATCTGGTATCATGCTAATACAAGGCTAGTATCTCTTTGATGAGCAACACCTACATGTCCATGAGTGGACCATAGAAATGTAATGTATGGAGGCTGGTGGTCTGTGGGAAACATACTTATCTAGCCCACCCAGCCTGACATTCAGACACTGCCTCCCTTCCCAGGCACAGTAAGGGTCTCTGGACAGGACACACTCTCCACAGCTCTGGTAGTTGGAGCAGTTAGCCACCGGGACCTCCACCAGGCCAGAGTAGGAGGACACAAACAGCAGGCCCTGTAgaggagaccaccagacagtcagtcaggggCCAGGGAGGAATAGGTATCTGGGTCACATATTAGCAGACATTTACCTCTCTCTAaaacaatgtcaacactgtacCCTTGACAAACCCAATGCTGGAGGAACAAACCGAGTAACAATACAGAGTAACACAGGACCTCATTTTTTTCAATTCCCCTGAGAGGAAGTTGCATGCAATTATCTCAATGAACGTGAGCTAAGCTACCCCCTAGGCTCCGGCTCTCTTCACGGCTCATGAGACCCCTGAACTGCCAGTGCTGACATTTAGTGAGTTCATTATTACTCCCACTATGAGGACATGCTCCAGAAATAAACAGATTTCTTTCTCTGTACTGTACCTTTTCAGAGTCCAGTTCAATGTGCTGTACAGGCTGGGGGTCAGTGAAAAGCATCATCTCTTCAATGATGTGCATCTTGTTGTTGACATTAATGGCTTTGTGGAGTCTTCCATCATCTGCCAGAGACATATGACAGAGCAGTGGATGGTTAATGTCTGCTATAGCTCTGTCTCTCATACAGAAGAGGATAGGGGAGAAGTTCTGTCGGCTGAGGCGGTTTACGTTTACAGTACCTGTTCCAATGAAGAGCACATTGTAGTGTTTGTGGATGGCCTGGACCCGGTGGACAGCTATCTGAGTGTAGCGGACGCTGCGTTTCAGCAGGAGTGGCTGGCTGCGGATCACACTGTCCATCAGGAAGTGGTCCTTGACGAAGTTCAGTACCTTGTCAGGCatatgtagagaggaggagatgccctGCTCCCGGGCTGCGTTAGTGATGCACTGTGGAGAGAACACAGGGAGTCTCATAAGCACACACTGGGCAAAAATACACACTACACAAGCTTACTACTACCCCCTGCCTATCCTCCTAAATATGTGTTTGTATCCTTCAGTTGATGATTTGATGTGTCCGTGATAAGTCTGCCAGGAAATTAAAGCAGCCGTAGCAGTGGCAGCTTTGATAATATCAGGCCTTCTGGGAAGAAGGCTGCTAgtgacagcagagagacagatagcTGGTTAATCACTGATGTTCAGTCCAGATTGCTGATGTGTCTGAGGCAGGCTAGAACACATCCAATCTGAAAACACGTGGTTGGCTTAGTATAGCCTACTGCAGGTTACTtataccagtggttcccaaccaggggtactaggacttacttggcctatccacaggggatacttaagactcatgagaccataggcctactggtaaaatacACATGAGGGGATAATTCaggggtactccaggcagagcaaaattcagtaaCCGAAAAAGGTTAGGAACCACTGACTTATACTGTGTAAGCTGCCCAGCAGAGGGCAGTGGTAACTCACCGCTCCAGGCCGTGGATCAAGGATAGGGTGGTTGTAGGTGTACCACTGCTGGGTCTCCCGGTTGACCTCACGGTAACGGCCGCTGAAGGCCCTCTCCACCTGGTCCATGGTGAAGGCACACACTGCTGAGCTGCCAGAGGCCCCTTTATACCTGGGAAAACACCACACAGCAGTGAGGCTACAGAATGTTCCTCTTTCCTAAAATCATCCTATTCTTTACTCTGACAGTAGTGCTGAacgaatacagtgccttgcaaaagtattcatccctattttgttgcattacaacttgtaatttaaattgagtacacatacacctgttctgaaaggctgagagtctgcaacaccactaagcaaggggtgccaacaagcaagcggcaccatgaagaccaaggagctctccaaacaggtcagggacaaaggtgtggagaagtacagatcagggttgggttaaaaaaaaaaagtccgaaactttgaacatcccacggagcaccattaaatccattataaagaAATGGaacgaatatggcaccacaacaaacctgccaagagagggccgcctaccaaaactcatggaccaggcaaggagggcattaatcagagaggcaacaaagagaccaaagataaccctgatggagctgcaaagctccacagcggagatgggaatatctgtccataggaccactttaagccgtacactccagagctgggctttacggaagagtggccagaaaaaagcctttgcttaaagaaaaaagcaagcaaacatgtttggtgttcgccaaacagcaggtgggagactccccaaacatatagaagaaggtaatctggtcagatgagactaaaatgtagctttttggccatcaaggaaaacgctatgtctggcgcaaacctaacacctctcacacagagaacatcatccccacagtgaagcatggtggtggcagcatcatgctgtggggatgtttttcatcggcgggactgagaaactggtcagaattgaaggaatgatggatggcgctaaatacatggaaattcttgagggaaacctgtttcagtcttccagagatttgagactgggacagaggttcacgtTCCAgtaggacaatgatcctaagcatactgctaaagcaacacttgagtggttaaggggaaacatttaaatttctTGGAATTGCCTAATCAGTGCCCAGACCTccatccaattgagaatctgtggtatgacttaacaCATTTATtggatagccccctttttttcaattttcgcttaaaatgacatacccaaatctaactgcctgtagctcaggccctgaagcaaggatatgcatattcgaGAAGGAAATGTGATGTGAAATGTGAATTGAAATGTGAatagaaatgtgaattgaatgtaggagaatataacacaatagatctggtagaagaaaatacaaagaaaaaaagtacttttttttctaccaccatctttgaaatgcaacaaaGGTCCCAGTTCTAGCCATCACTCTagttgtaattccgatggtgtccacaagatggcagcagtgtatgtccaaagtttcagacggATCTTGAAGTATGAGCGAAcgacatgacatttagtgtgaagtcacccaggtacatttgggcaaatcgtgaaggagacatttgcattcatattacatttttctgcaagaatatcgtcaaatctgtatacttggactttgatttagtttttccagtattagtagccatattataagttcaacatttgcaaaacaaccagttttcataacttcataactctgaatattcttataatttttgtccaaaaggaaaaggcatgctgtaGCACAAGGTTATTAGCTACATTTTACGACAGATACAGGGTTTCcgatactcccgtaaagcccagctcattggctatctagctagcttggtttgaccccgattggtgcttatttgacaaagttcgAGTCGATCAAGTAAAGACCACCCGcatgccatgaaggcgtcgctctctgaccaaatttggtgacttataggatatactacacccctaatgatatagtgaagtctggttacgttctaggatctctgaggaatacatacagacgtgatttgactggttgaaacaacgtttagggttagattttcacagattcctttctttgcaaattgaacaagtggaaatacaaaatcgatcgtgcatgctatatggacctttttaggatatgaaaaaggattttatctaacaaaacgacacttcatgttatctctgggaccctttggatgataaatcagagcaagatttcagaatgtaagtacacatttcaccagtggggtgaatactttcgcaagccactgtatgcagTACTTGATCAATAACGTCTCAAATACACCATAGACGAACAGAAGGAATGGAAATTTGGCTGTTTGGCAATGACTGGGTCAATAATAATGTGCTATAAACTGACAGTGAGCTGTTGTATGGAGAAACGTTTAATGTGGAGATGAGTGAAATATCAACTCAGACACAGAAGCTTTCATTATCCAAATCAATGTGCTTATATACTCTTGCATGATGTATAAGTGATAATGTCCTCACCACTGTGAAGTAAAGACCCCGTAGAACACAGTGTTCTTCCAGTCTTCTGGGCTGGGTGTCAACACAAACATGTCCTGGATGATGTTGAAGGGGAAGCCATCATCAGGCAGTGAACACAGGAGCTGGGCTTTAAGGAAGGTGGTCCATTTCTTCTGCagcaccctctctcctcctttgtcACCCTGTAATATAATCAGAGCTCTGTTACATGGACCCGCAGTCATAGTAACCCAGTGTCCAGTAGAGGGCACAAGCATGTATGTGTAAACTGTAAAAGTAGTGGAAGTGGTGAGAACGCATTATAATCCCTACTGCAATAAACACGAGTCTGAATGATATCATGGCAACCAATTTCCCTAAAATTATTCTACACCCTGTTGTTTACCCCGAAACTAAACAAACAATGTAAACAAGGCACTGTTTGAATTTACTTACATGAGAAACAATAATCCTATAGTGAAACCACCAGACTGAGTACAACAGATTGTGGACATAATACACATCCCCCCCTGGGTCAATAGAATTCTAGGTCAAGAAAACAATATAAGACATCACAACTGGATGAGAGGAGAACACTGGGGGCACCAAATGCTTttcaatgagagagagaaaaaaggacacTGCTCACACACAATGACTCTCCACTGACACTACAATTCTCTGAACCTGTGACACTAACCTGCCTGGTGGGTGGGGTCATCTATGGGAGCATGATACCGGGTTGGCTTGCGATGCAAATATAGCTGCACAACTTTTCCATTAAGAAATGTAATGCCTATACTTTTCACAGATAGTTGGCTGTACAGGAATTGTGTGGGTACATACAATTTAAAAACTATATATAATTTgtctgtttacatacacttgagTCTGTTGCTCGGATTGCAGCAATTATTTAAATTCTTGTCTGGGACATAGATCTAAGGAGATTGAAAAGGCTGAGGGAGCAACGATAAGTCATCTTCACAGAGCACTGTTCAGAGGACTAAAAAGAAACATAAAGAAGTCTAAATAACCCAGAGCCCTTTAACGTGTGCCTTCGTCCGAGTCCCCGTCAGCCCAACATTAATTAGAGGAAATGACATCGCTGAATGGGAAAGGGAAATGACACGTGACTAATGCTGAGTTTCTGAAGCAATTACTTGCTGTAGTAACCCAGCCAGATAATgagctacatacagtatattcccTGCTCTGCTCCCCCTGGTCTACCTAGTTATTATTTTATACTAGAGATAGTGTGTACCTAAAGTCTCCTCCTGAATATTGGACAGAAAGCACTCAATTTATTAACCCCTTACATAAGCCTCCCTTTCCAACACAGATGCACAATTTTAAGAGTTTCGATAGTACCAAAGCTTTTTCTGTTTTCCACAAAGCTATATATTATTCCATAGCTGGCCTCACTGGAGCAGAACTTCTACTCTAAACACCTGAATAAACATCAGAGATAGTCAACtaaagacagagagatggacttTAAGTAATGGAAGATGCTGATGAGGAAGATGCAGTATTGGTGGATCTTTCTATAGATAAtggggccaatgtgtgacattgggatatatttttcaaaatggtttgaaacaaaaataaaagcaTTTTCATGCAGTTGTGCATGTGTAATTAGAGGAATAAAAGTGAATAGGCCCATAACTCCACCAATACAACAACAAAGGCCTAGGATGATACATTCTTtaagcagggttcatacagacattgATGAGTCAAATTCAAGCTCTTTCAGGAACTTTTGTAATTTAAGGACACCAATGCAATTGTATAATTTATATAATTGTACATATAGGGCCTAATATAGAGGCCAAACAAGCAAGTAGGGAATTACcacttcaatatatatatatatattttttttttcagggCTTGCCAAATCATTGATATTCAAATTATTATTACATTCTAAAATGTGTGAATAATGTGGACATTGCCTGACTAAATAGATTGGATGCATGCATGCCAATTTTTCTGTAGCATATGTGGCCGATGCAGGCACACAGTAAGCCTATAAAGCCATGAATAGCGGTAGCATTAATCTCACCATCTCTGTTTTTATCATGAGAAAGTGACCAAAAACCAGGTTCCTTTTGTAATGGAAGGATTTGTATGGAAAGCCACGTTGAAGTTGTTGTCCTCATAATAACCGCATGTGATTTTACCGCAACAGAGTAGCGCAACACCCTTCAATTGAAGGGCTGGAAACAAACTAAAGCGGCCACATGTCTCACAAAAACATACATAAAATGAAATGACGGATAATTATAAGCAGGCCTCCCCCCACAAAATACCAAGAAAAAAaggcaaaaacataaaataatgtaTATTTTGTACTTCACCAGATAAAGCATCCGAGTgagggaaacagcgcccctctgtctctgtatttgtagctcatctatctgatgctgtctggtcaaaaagagtatgatattgttgccacctgtagcattgaatgcaagggggcatttggcctcccttgattaaaaaaaagtataaaatattagccaatcagcgttgagctaaactgagcgagctaAACTGTCAATGATCCTGGTgcaccaaaaaaagtgtcaaggaaaGACCGTTTGGATTTGGCTCCACACCAATTGGAATATGCATGTCAAATCTCTCATTGCTCAAAgtagaagagagattgacttcatcactacttattCTTGTAAGAAGTATTGACATATTGAATGCTACTAGCTGTCTGTTTTAAACTACTAGCTCATAGcacagacacccatgcataccccacaagacatgccacaagtccagaacagactatgggaggcgcactgtactacatagagccatggctacattgaagtctattccacatcaagtaattcacgcaagcagtaaaatcagattttaaaaactgTGAGGACTATGGAACAGCGATGACTGTGAAGTCACACACACGGGTacaaacacacataacatacacacacataacatacacacacacacaaacataatacacacacatgcacaccttgattgtgtgttgtagtagtgtagtggccGGAGAGCACACATTTAATgtattgtgaaatctgttgtaaaatgtatttaaatatatACACATTTTATTATAATGTATATTACTGCCTTAACTTTTGCTgtaacccaggaagagtagctgctgccttggcaggaactaatggggatcgcTAATGAATACAAATCACATGAAAAACCAAACATCACTGACagaaaaaacttgaattgttgcatctcgttgtgttgttgtcctccacaggctagctagctaaaattgtccctttccattagccatggatggagatgcagtgcctttgaaaagtatttagaccccttgacttgttccacattttgttaggttacagccttattataacactgattaaattgtttttcatcaatatacacacaaaaccccataatgacaaagcaaaaacaggtttagatttttaAAACTAATTTATTAACAATTAAAAAcgaaaaaaatcacatttacataagtatt contains:
- the LOC139584675 gene encoding semaphorin-4B-like, whose amino-acid sequence is MSWLAVVRRGTMWTISMAQLCLPAFILLLAYAFVQAAATGDDVTPRLSFTYNANERSAKRFSVDGVFNYTSLLLSREDNMLYVGAREELFALNLSDISRVKLQRNLTWSTHERKRDECSFKGKDLQTDCFNYIKILLRVNSTHLYVCGTYAFSPICAYINTADFTLVRSQTGEIVTEDGRGRCPFNPEYKSTAIMADGELYAGTVSNFQGNEPIIYKSLGQGAALKTENSLNWLQDPAFVGSAYIQESLPKGNPVGDDDKIYFFFSEAGKEFEFFDNTIVSRIARVCKGDKGGERVLQKKWTTFLKAQLLCSLPDDGFPFNIIQDMFVLTPSPEDWKNTVFYGVFTSQWYKGASGSSAVCAFTMDQVERAFSGRYREVNRETQQWYTYNHPILDPRPGACITNAAREQGISSSLHMPDKVLNFVKDHFLMDSVIRSQPLLLKRSVRYTQIAVHRVQAIHKHYNVLFIGTDDGRLHKAINVNNKMHIIEEMMLFTDPQPVQHIELDSEKGLLFVSSYSGLVEVPVANCSNYQSCGECVLSRDPYCAWEGRQCLNVRLGGLDNHWQQDVDEADTSVICNKTQPSPRFAKPPPTRMSSCQVIMIPANMFKVLPCKLRSNLAERKWEYSEGAGHFLYPSPEGGLVVVAQADRQETYECWSVEEGFRQLLANYCVRGEARQESTTLIGRSRTPLVPQEEPIILPGETRSPQINTKTYWNELIVVCALLGFSLVVFSLFAVYRNHDRMKSMLKESECPNMQQKKPRLVGNPAENLPLNGNSTVPASVSDHKGYQTLNDNYICSTPPHECSSPDNSKSFSESEKRPLNLKESTVEISPICPRPRVRLGSEIKDSIV